The genomic window CAACCATTTAACTACTCCTGTTATTGACTGATTACTACGCTGTTCTTCCAATGTTTGCTCTAAAACTGGAGTTAAAACCTCCAGTAGCTCAGCGTTATATGAACTAAAGGGACGATCTAGGTCTTCCACATGCAACGTCAGTCTATTCCTCTTTGCCCCAATTTGGATCGGGCATCCAAAATACTCCCTCAATAAACTTACTTGAGCGAATGAGTGGGTAAACTCTACTCGTTTAGCTTTTATGGGATATCCAGTTCCACGTCTCCCTAGTTCTAGTAAAAACGTAATGATTGTGCCGACAAGCAACGCCGGTTCAATTAGCTCCTTATCAAAACTCTCCAATTCAATCGTACAATTCGAATGTTCTTCTATAATGTGTAATTTTTCAGGAGGACACATTTCTTTATAGCGTGCCATCCTCTTAAGCGCATCTCGATAATCACGAGCGTGGTAAGCAGCTAATACAGCTGGGGGATATTGTGCTGTTTCAAATACAGTTGGTAGTTGTAACATTCCAAATTCTATGTCACCGATGATATCTGAGTATGCTTGCCATAGTGCATAATAGTGTTCAACGGTAACAAACGATTCATTAATTACACTTAAAGGTAATCCTGCTTTCCGAACCACATTCGGTACTTTAATCCCAAGTTGCTTCAATGTAGTCCAGAGCCCATCAGGTATTCTAATCCGAGCATTCGTAGTCATAATTCACCTCTCTATCAGCACATTAACAGTTTTGATAGTTTGTTAACGGGACAGCTATTTCATATTATCTAACTTTTATTATTTTGTAATTCGCAAGGAACGACATCCGATTCGCCAAATACGACAAATTTACTTCGTAAGAATTATAGCTACTACTTTACTCTCAAAGCTACTCTAACCAATAAACTTATTTTACATGACAAAATATATATTTTGTAACAGGCTTAGCTGGTTATGGACTAATTATAAAAAAGTGAAAAGATTAACGGCTAACAAATTCATTTCTAATAGAACAAAAAGAACTAAATCTCTGAAAGACTTAGTACTTCAACGTTCTTTCTATATGCTGTTAAGAAGACTCGAATTTCTAAAGGGATGTAACCCCCACTAGAAAATATTCACTCTAAAGCCTCTAAAAAATAATTATTCAGTTAAAATGAACGAGCCCTTTCGTGTATTGACAAGGCATGTTCATCCTTAGCAGACAACTTACCGCCTACTGTTCTAACTGTACAATTATCTGCATCCACTTTGATATGATACGTACTTTCCGCTCAGTTTAATGTTATCGCTGTTCATTAGGTTTTTGAAATCTTATTCTATCCTTATTTGTTGGAATCGAATTATTTACTTTTTCCCATATGCCATCTTTAAATATTTCGTATTGCTCAAAAGCAAGAGGTAATCCGTTTGCAACAGCAATATTACTACTATCCATAAGCTGAAAATGCAAATGCGGAGCAAAAGAGTTACCTGAATGACCAACTCTACCAATAAGATCACCTTTTTTTATACGCTGCCCAACTGAAACTTTAATGGACCCTGTTTGAAGATGAACTAATGCTGCATATACATTGTCGGCACATTTTATAATAATGTAGTTACCTGCAACTGTTTGTATGTTGACTTTATTCGGATCAAAAAATTGAGCATTTTTGTATGCATTAGACATATCTGATAGTAATCTAGTTCTTGATCGTTCTTTATAACCATCCTCGGCTTGAAGAATAATTCCATCACAAGGAGCAAATACGTCTTGCCCCCAACAATAATAGTCGTCTAAGGGAACTCCAAAAAGTAGGTAGTGCACCAAACTAGTGCGATAGGAAGGCCTGCCCTTTCTTTTCCAATCCACTTGAACGAAGTCATAAGCATATCTTGTTCCAAATTTGTTTGTACCATGACTCGGAATTTTTGTTCCTGGCGTGTTAGGAGAGTACCACTCTCCTCTCAAAGGAAACTCTACAATCATTGGCTCATGTGCGTCAATCATCTCTTGATCCTCCTTCGTTGCTTCTTTGCCCAAATCATTAAAAAGAAAAATCCTCCACCCCTAAATTTCAATCTAAAGGATTTATATAATGTAGATTCAGTCCAATTCTAATTTGTTGAGAGGACTCAAATCTCCACGAGTTTAAACTCATTCGTATACCTTCTTTCGGAATCCTTTCATAATTCTCCCAATAGGTACCCATCCAATAATTTTAGGACTATCCCACCCAGGAGCACCACTTAAATTTTCAACTTCAAGATACCCATCAATCCGAACCATGTCCCACGCATGAATTACCTTGCCATTACCTATTGATAATCCGACATGGCCCCAATTTCTATGATCCCCATTAATTGGCCCTGAGCAATCATAAAAGACAAAAGAGCCTTTTGGAGGTATACCTTCACTTATACTGTCATCATATAAGCCTGCGGATTCTTTTGCACTATCTCCTCCAAAAATTTCTACATTATTGCTTCTCTCTAACGCATCTTCCACAAAAGCTAAACAAATATATGCGTAATCTACAGAACCCAAGTGATCCTTAGCCCAATTAATAGCGTTATCAATATACTCACAATATTTACCCATTAGCACTCTCCTAAACTAAAAATTCTTTTCACCTCTAATTCAATCCATGTATTACAGAACGTTCTATCCTCATTTAGTAAGTGGGAAAACTTAGATAGCCTTTCATTTGAATTAATTTTTCACTTCTATCATTTTCTTATAATATAATATGCGGTTGAGAGGAGTCGAACCTCCACTAGTTTAACCTCACTAAGCCCTCAATGCCGTGGAAACGTGTTATCTCCTGCAAACACGCACACTACTTGCACGCATTTGCACCCATTTCATATAAAATCGTCCATTTTCAGATATAGTGGTGAAGCTAAAATACTCTACAAAAATATCTTGAAATTATTCGCCCTATCTATATCTAATAACATCTAATAAATAATCCAATTACTATCACTAAAGGAAAATTGTTTTTTCAAATTAATTTATCGTGCTTTCTTTGAATTCCTACTCCTTAACCCCCGTAATTTACTTCTTTGTTAATTTCTCTGAAGTAAGGAATAAAAGATATTTGATTTGCACCATTGGCTCTCACCACTGTACGATATACTTTTCGATTACCTATTTCAACCACTGATAAGTCTCCATCTTGATAAAAATAAAAAAGTACCAAAGCTCTAAAAGCCTTGGTACTCATAAATTTCTAAGAATATCATTGAAGAGTTAAACCTTAGTTGTTAGAAATTTTTGTTTACTGCTTCCTCAATTGATTCGTCGCCTTGCTTAATATAAAAACTCTTACCCAATAACTTTTTATTTCCAATTGTTTTAACGAGTACCTGAGCAACATCCTTTCTTGTGATAAGGTAATCATTAAAATGATCTTGCCTTGTTGGATGTAACTCTATTTTTCCAAGTGCTTTTTCATTATTCATCGGTCCTGGTCGCACAATTGTGTATGGTAGGTCGCTTTTTTCTACGTAGAAATCAGACATATTCTTTGCAACCGCATAAGGTTTCATTTTCTCGCTTTCCTCATCCACATCTAAACTGTCCGCTGCACTTAGTTGAATAAAATGTGTGACACCTGATGATTTTGCATAATCAACTGCTTTTTTAGTTCCCCATAAATCAATAAGCAATGTCTTATCTGCTCCAGTACTTCCACCAGAACCAGCAGCAAAAATAACCGTATCAATGTTCTTAAAAGCATGTGAAAAATCCTCTTCTAAGTCACCTAGCACAACATCGTTAGCACCGAGTGATTTTAACTCTTCTACTTGTTCTTTTTTACGTACAAGAGCTGTTGCTTGATGAGCTGTTTGCTTTAATTGAATAATAATTTCTTTTCCAACTTGACCATTTGCTCCAATCACTAGTACATTCATGTGAGTCCCTCCAAATATTTGCATGCATGCGTCTGCATGTTATTGTATTTATTTATACCCTTTTCATTCTCAATGAAACAAGAATCATGCATAGTTCATGCGCTGAAATTCTTACCACTCTTGTCTAGTTGGTGTCACAAAAACATCGTTTATCATAACATTACTTGGCTTATTCACTGCAAAAGCAATCGTTTCAGCCACATGTTCTGGTGCAATGGCTACTTCATTTAGGTTACCTAACACGGAACTCACATCTTTGTCCGTTACTTTCTCTTGCCAATTAGTTGCGATTACGCCTGGTGAAACGTACACCGCCTGAATATTATGATTGACAGATATTTCTTTTCTTAAGCTTTCTGTAATGGCTCTAGTTGCGTATTTTGTCGCACTATAGACACCATGACCTTCACCTACTGCGTGACCTGCAACTGAGCCAACATTAATAATTTGACCACTGCCTTGCTTTTTCATTTGTGGGAGAACAGCAGCTATACCGTATAATACTCCCTTCAGATTTAAGTCGATCATTTTTTCCCACTCGTCAACGTGAGCATTATCCCATTTTGAAAATAACATTAACCCTGCGTTATTAATGAGTGTGTCCACTCTACCGTATTTCTCTACAGTAAAATCTATTAACGCACTTACTTCGTCTCTTGAGGAAATATCCGTTGCTTTAAATGAAGCAACTCCACCATTGCCTTCAATTTCTTGAACAATTCCATGTAGTTCTTTCTCATTACGAGCAGCTAGAACAACTTTTGCACCTTCCTTAGCAAGATGTTCTGCTGTTGCTTTTCCAATCCCACCTGATGCTCCAGTTACGACAATCACTTTATCTTTAATGTAAGACATGTATCATCAACCCTTTCTAAAACCCTAATTTATATTGAACCGGAACTATTTCATCCGTTGATTTTCTTAATTGTTTGGCAGCTTCTAGAGCCCAATAAGGATTACGAAGCATGCCTCTTCCTACCGCTACAAGATCTGCATCTTCTGTTCCTACCACCGCATTAGCTAAAGTTGGGTCATCTAATCGTCCCACTGCAATAACTGGTACATCTAATGCCTTTTTGATTTCTCTTGCTAGCGGGACTTGGTATCCTGCATGTGTACCTGGTTTACCCCAAGCTGCAATTTGACCTTCTCCACCAGAAGAAATATCAAAAATCTCTGCTCCAGCTTCTTTATAAGCTTTAGCAAGTTCAATCGCTCCATTAATATCATAGCCACCATCTACATATTCTTTGGCAGATATCCGCATAATGAGAGGCATGTCAGTAGGAATTTCTTCTTTGGCTGCTTTAAGAATATCTGAACCAAATTTAGTTAACTCTTTTCCAAATTCATCTGTTCTCTGATTTGTTAATGGTGAGTGGAATTGATGAATGAGATAACCGTGAGCTCCGTGGATTTCAATGACATCAAATCCCGCTTGAACAGCAAATCTTACAGATGTACGAAACTTCTCAATCAGTTCGTATATTTCTTCAGTTGTTAATTCTCTTGGTGTTTTTGAATTTTCATCAAAAGGAATGGCAGATGGTGCAACAGGTACTTCAGCATCTTCAGCTTTTCGACCTGCGTGCGCAATTTGAATAGCTGCCTTCGCACCATGTTGATGAATTCCATCAACAATCTTTTTTAATGCCGGAATTTGCTTTTCAGACCATAGCCCTAAATCATGATCAGAAATACGTCCATCAGGTTCAACATCCGTCATTTCAACCATAACTAGGCCAGCACCTCCAATAGCACGGCTTATATAATGAATATAATGCCAATCAGTTGCGATACCATCTTTCTTGTCCACACTGTATTGGCACATTGGTGACATCATAATGCGGTTTTTAAGCTCTAATCCTTTTAAAGAAAAGGAATCAAACATACTTGGTTCTTTCATCATTGTCATCTCCTTGTAAATTAAATGCATGCGTCTGCATGTAATTAGAAAGTTAACATCAATTTTATTTGATGTCAACCAAGAGCGTTACATGTGTTGAAATCCAGATTTACCGCTAATGTCGCTCATTCGTACTCTTCAAGACACTAAAGATTATACTGTTATGCTTTTCATCTATATCCATATCCTTTATTACCGTATTAAACGTATTCAGTGCTCGTTCAAACTTCTTCTCCCCTAATGACGTTAGGGAAGTATATATTCCTCGTTTATCATCTTCACAAGTCGTTCTCTCTAATGCACCACAGGTTTTAGCTTCTAACCTTCCTACAAGTCGAGACATTGCACTCTGACTCAGTCCAATTAATTCTTGAAGCTGTTGTAATCGTAATTTACGATCACTCTCTTGTGATAGGTAGTACATGACATAAAATTCTTTGAGAGATATATCGTTATTTCTTTTTAATGCAGACTCCAACTCATTCGAAATTTTATCTTTTATTGAAGTAACTTCTAACCAATTGTTTAAGAACTCATATTGAGACTTATTATCCATAAGATCACCCTTTATAATAATTAGAACGAAGCAGCTATACTATTTGATTACTTATCCTATTATAACCTATAAAAATTTTGGGTTATTTACACTTCACTTACTAAGATCCAAATTATTTTATACTACAATATCATATTAGAACATAAGATGTTGGTATTTTAAAGCACTCTAAAGCAAATATTTATAATATATAATTTTTCCACATAAAAAACTAAGGCAACAAATACTCTTGTTCATAACTTTCAAACCCTATCCTACCAAGCAAAGGAATCTTGAAATGATTATAAATCATATTAATACGTTATTAATGTAAAAACAAAAAAGCACCAAAGCTTTAAAAGCCTTGGTACTTCAACGTTTTTACTATATGCGGTTGAGAAGACTCGAACTTCCACGGGATTTAACTCCCACTAGGCCCTCAACCTAGCGCGTCTGCCATTCCGCCACAACCGCTCGTTGAATAAAAAAAGCACTTTTTAAAAGTGCGGGTGAAGGGACTTGAACCCCCACGTCATAAAGACACTAGATCCTAAGTCTAGCGCGTCTGCCAATTCCGCCACACCCGCGAAAACAGAAAGAAAAAATAATGGCGGTCCGGACGGGACTCGAACCCGCGACCTCCTGCGTGACAGGCAGGCATTCTAACCAACTGAACTACCGGACCATTATAAAGATGGTGGAGGATGACGGGATCGAACCGCCGACCCCCTGCTTGTAAGGCAGGTGCTCTCCCAGCTGAGCTAATCCTCCAAATGTGACTTCAGATAACCCTCGTACTTTTTCGTCCAATTCATGTCTTTCAGTCAGTCATGTACAAATGTACACTCTCTCCCTCAAGCACCTCTTGTCCTCAAATTACTCGATTCTCTTTGTCAATATAACTTCAGATAACCCTCGTACTTTTTCGTTAAACTAAAATGGTGACCCGTACGGGATTCGAACCCGTGTTACCGCCGTGAAAGGGCGGTGTCTTAACCGCTTGACCAACGGGCCTAGAGTGAAATATGGCGGAGAAGGAGGGATTTGAACCCTCGCGCCGCTTACACGACCTACACCCTTAGCAGGGGCGCCCCTTCAGCCACTTGGGTACTTCTCCGTGGCTCCACAGGCAGGATTCGAACCTGCGACCGATCGGTTAACAGCCGATAGCTCTACCACTGAGCTACTGTGGAATATGTATAAAACGTTCTTGTCTCCTTAGCGACTTCTATAATATATCATAAGCCACCAATTAAGCGCAAGACTTTTTTAAGACAAAAATTGAAGTTTCCCTCTACATACACCACATACATATTCGAATTGATTGACTTTCCGTTTACGGTAGTATTTTTGCTCGCACGATGAGCATTGATACACGTAATGTATCTGTGCTTCACGTTCTTTAACAGAGCGACAGTAACGGGGAGCACCAACTTTTTTTAATAACTGTTTAAAATCTTGGTCCTTATGCCGATAACCCTTCCCTAAAAGGTGTAGGTGATAATGACATAGCTCATGCTTAATAATGCCAACCAGTTCCTCTTTCCCGTACTTGGCATAGTGCTTTTCATTTAGTTCGATGTTATG from Shouchella hunanensis includes these protein-coding regions:
- a CDS encoding helix-turn-helix transcriptional regulator; protein product: MTTNARIRIPDGLWTTLKQLGIKVPNVVRKAGLPLSVINESFVTVEHYYALWQAYSDIIGDIEFGMLQLPTVFETAQYPPAVLAAYHARDYRDALKRMARYKEMCPPEKLHIIEEHSNCTIELESFDKELIEPALLVGTIITFLLELGRRGTGYPIKAKRVEFTHSFAQVSLLREYFGCPIQIGAKRNRLTLHVEDLDRPFSSYNAELLEVLTPVLEQTLEEQRSNQSITGVVKWLLTRNLTADKLDIHHISFELGMSERTLQRRLVDEHTNYKEVLKNARHEQARWYLANPNLEIKEVAFLVGYKDQSSFYRAFRDWEGETPLKWRDKHLG
- a CDS encoding M23 family metallopeptidase; its protein translation is MIDAHEPMIVEFPLRGEWYSPNTPGTKIPSHGTNKFGTRYAYDFVQVDWKRKGRPSYRTSLVHYLLFGVPLDDYYCWGQDVFAPCDGIILQAEDGYKERSRTRLLSDMSNAYKNAQFFDPNKVNIQTVAGNYIIIKCADNVYAALVHLQTGSIKVSVGQRIKKGDLIGRVGHSGNSFAPHLHFQLMDSSNIAVANGLPLAFEQYEIFKDGIWEKVNNSIPTNKDRIRFQKPNEQR
- a CDS encoding NlpC/P60 family protein encodes the protein MGKYCEYIDNAINWAKDHLGSVDYAYICLAFVEDALERSNNVEIFGGDSAKESAGLYDDSISEGIPPKGSFVFYDCSGPINGDHRNWGHVGLSIGNGKVIHAWDMVRIDGYLEVENLSGAPGWDSPKIIGWVPIGRIMKGFRKKVYE
- a CDS encoding SDR family oxidoreductase yields the protein MNVLVIGANGQVGKEIIIQLKQTAHQATALVRKKEQVEELKSLGANDVVLGDLEEDFSHAFKNIDTVIFAAGSGGSTGADKTLLIDLWGTKKAVDYAKSSGVTHFIQLSAADSLDVDEESEKMKPYAVAKNMSDFYVEKSDLPYTIVRPGPMNNEKALGKIELHPTRQDHFNDYLITRKDVAQVLVKTIGNKKLLGKSFYIKQGDESIEEAVNKNF
- a CDS encoding SDR family oxidoreductase, translating into MSYIKDKVIVVTGASGGIGKATAEHLAKEGAKVVLAARNEKELHGIVQEIEGNGGVASFKATDISSRDEVSALIDFTVEKYGRVDTLINNAGLMLFSKWDNAHVDEWEKMIDLNLKGVLYGIAAVLPQMKKQGSGQIINVGSVAGHAVGEGHGVYSATKYATRAITESLRKEISVNHNIQAVYVSPGVIATNWQEKVTDKDVSSVLGNLNEVAIAPEHVAETIAFAVNKPSNVMINDVFVTPTRQEW
- a CDS encoding NADH:flavin oxidoreductase/NADH oxidase; the protein is MKEPSMFDSFSLKGLELKNRIMMSPMCQYSVDKKDGIATDWHYIHYISRAIGGAGLVMVEMTDVEPDGRISDHDLGLWSEKQIPALKKIVDGIHQHGAKAAIQIAHAGRKAEDAEVPVAPSAIPFDENSKTPRELTTEEIYELIEKFRTSVRFAVQAGFDVIEIHGAHGYLIHQFHSPLTNQRTDEFGKELTKFGSDILKAAKEEIPTDMPLIMRISAKEYVDGGYDINGAIELAKAYKEAGAEIFDISSGGEGQIAAWGKPGTHAGYQVPLAREIKKALDVPVIAVGRLDDPTLANAVVGTEDADLVAVGRGMLRNPYWALEAAKQLRKSTDEIVPVQYKLGF
- a CDS encoding MarR family winged helix-turn-helix transcriptional regulator gives rise to the protein MDNKSQYEFLNNWLEVTSIKDKISNELESALKRNNDISLKEFYVMYYLSQESDRKLRLQQLQELIGLSQSAMSRLVGRLEAKTCGALERTTCEDDKRGIYTSLTSLGEKKFERALNTFNTVIKDMDIDEKHNSIIFSVLKSTNERH
- a CDS encoding SprT family protein — its product is MTNKELQALTEALSDSFFDRPFQHKAIFNPRLRTTGGRYLLSSHNIELNEKHYAKYGKEELVGIIKHELCHYHLHLLGKGYRHKDQDFKQLLKKVGAPRYCRSVKEREAQIHYVYQCSSCEQKYYRKRKVNQFEYVCGVCRGKLQFLS